In the genome of Abyssalbus ytuae, the window AGGTTTTGAGTACTGTCCTGCAAATATGATGGCCAGTAATCCAAAATGGTGCCTTTCGGTTAATGAATGGAAAAAACAATTTAATAACTGGATTGTAAAGCCGGATGAAAAAAAGATAATGCTAAGTACCATTTTCTTTGATTATGATATAGTGTATGGTAACAAAAAATTGATTGATGAAATGTCTGACAGCATTTTTACTTCTATAGGCACTTACACTATTTTTCTTAACTTTTTAGGGCTTAATGCATTAAAAAATCCTCCTCCGCTGGGTTTTTTCAGGCAGTTTCTGGTGGAAGAAACCGGGGAGCATAAAGACCAGTTTGATATAAAGGCCCGTGCCTTAATGCCCCTGGTAGATGCGGCCAGGTTACTTATTTTGTCCCACAGTATAAAAAATTATAACAATACCATTTTACGTTTTGAAAAACTCATTGAAATTGAACCCCAAAACCGGGATTTGTATATTTCCTGTATTAATGCATTTAAAATATTATTGCGTTTCAGGACGGTTCACGGTTTACAGCAGGAAAGCTCCGGCAGGTTTATTGACTTGAATTCTTTGGGCAAATCAGACAGGTTGAAACTGAAAAGTTGTTTCAAGCCCATTAAAGAAATACAGGAGCTTATACGTGTAAGATTTCAATTATCACATTTAATGTAATGATACACTGGTTTAAACGTAAAGAATACCCCGATTTTTGGCATCGTTACAAAAGTCATTTCAAATCCTTTAATAAACCGGATTTGGAAAATACCCGTTTTATAGTTTTTGATACTGAAACCACCGGGTTGAATGTTGTAAATGACAGGATTTTATCAATAGGGGCAGTAGCGGTAAAAAATAACTTTATTGATGTATCCGACAGTTTTGAAATATACCTGAACCAGGAAAAGTATAATGCAACAACCGTAGAAATTCACGGGATATTAAAAGAAGGAAAACTCATAAAGGCCGATGAAGGAGATGCTGTTGTAAAGTTTCTGGAGTATATAAAAGAATCTGTTTTGGTGGCCCATCATACAGCTTTTGATATGGCCATGATAAATGAAGCATTAAAAAGAATGAAACTGCCAAAACTTAAAAATAGGAGTATTGATACGGGTTATTTGTTTAAAAAATTAAACAATGACACTACCGAAAATAAACATTATGCCCTGGATGAATTGTGTGTAAATTTTAATATACCCATGCATGACAGGCATACTGCAACGGGCGATGCTTTTATTACCGCTTTGTTATTTTTAAAATTAAAAAAACAATTGTTGGCTAAAGGGTTTACTTTACACGATTTTTTTATAAAATCTCCCAAGCGGGGACTTTTGTAATGTAAAAGTTAAAGAAGTATTTCACTTTAAGGAAATATTATTTCAGAAGGATATTTTTTATACCTTAATGCCATTAATTATTAATAATGCCAAAACTTTTAAACTTAATAAGCCTTAGACATATAATTAAAGGGGGGAGTTCAAAACCTGTTTCAATTCAGGCAGAAGATGAAAACGGAAAAGTTTCTTCATATGTGCTTAAGTTATTTAAGAAAAAACATGTAGATCAAAATTATTCATCGGCAAAAGAAATTTTAGGAGTAGAATTAGCCAAAGATTTTGATTTGCCTGTTTCAGATTATGGAATTATTAATTTCGACCACAAATATTTAAAATCATTTTTCGATGATAAATATATATCTGAGTTAGATATAGGGTATAAGTTTTGTAGTGAATTAAAAGAGGGTATGGTTATATATGACAGTAGTGGCACTAACAGATTCTTAAAAAACTATGATTTAGAAAATGTTTTTGGCTTTGATAATATTATTCTTAATACAGACAGGGGTGGGTATAGATATAAACCTAATTTACTTGTTGGCGATGATGATTTTTTACTAATTGACCATGAAACAATATTACCACATTATACCTCCGGAAGTATAGAGGAACAGATTAATTATAAAAATAAGTTTAATAGTTATATTTACACAAATCACATTTTTTATAATGACTTAAAGAAAAAACGAAAAAAAGGGATAATGTTTGATGAAACTATAATGCATTTGTCAAATTTTGATTTAAAGAAAATTGATAATATATTCGCAGACTTTGATAAATTTAACATTACTTGTGGTAATAAAAACAAATGTTATTCTTATTTTAAATGGTTGAAAGACAATATAAATGATGTTTATAATACTTTGAATAATAGACTTTTTAATGGATAAAATATATACATATAGCCTGCTTAAGTATAAGCATTCATCGATTCTTGGTGAGTGTTTAAATATTGGTTTACTGGTATATTTTAATGATAACAAAAAATTGAAGTTTATATACCCTGATTCTCTTTCCCGAATAAAGAATAGTTATGTAGGGGTAAATGAAAAAACAATTAGAAACTATTTAAAACAAATAGATTATAAAGCAACATTGTTTAATAAAAAATTTGACAGCCTTATTTCGGAAATAATCGGATATAACTTCAAGGAGTTTATTGACAATTATATATTGCCACCTGACGGGAGTTCATTGCAGTTTGAAAATAGTGTTGTAAATTTTCAAAGAAATTATTCCGAAGACAAAATAGTAGAACAACTTAAGCATCTTTATCATTTTGAATCTCAAGAAAGTAGAGTTGACAAAGAATATGAAATCGGAAAGACTTTTTATGGATATATAAAAAACAGGGTGAATGAAAATTATTTTTATAGAGATTATGAGATAAAAAACCCAACCGGTGCCAAATTTAAATTTAAATACGCTTGGCAAAATGGCAGTTTAAACCTTGTTAAACCTTTAAATTTCGATTTATCTGAACAAAGGCACATAGCAAGAAAGGCTCATGAAAATTTTGGTTTATTTGTAGATTTAGAACCTGTTGCCGAGCAGAAAGATTTAAAATATGACCTGTTAGTTATAAAACCAACAAAAAAGAGTCTTTATAAAGAATATGACCACTCCATAAAACTTTTGGAAAGGGTAGAAAGGACTAATATTATTGAAGAATCTGAGATTAAAAAATATTCTGAAAATTTAATCAAAACATTATCAAATAAAAAGTAAAGAATTAATAATGCTAGCTTTATAAAAAAAGAAACTGCCATTTACGGCAGCCTCTTTAAAATTAAATAAATTTACTTACAAAGCATTATCCATTATTTCTTTCACTACCTCCGGATTGAGCAGGGTAGAAGTGTCGCCTAAATTACCGGTATCTTTACTGGCAATTTTTCGCAGTATTCTACGCATAATTTTACCTGACCTGGTTTTTGGCAGTCCTGAAGTAAACTGAATTTTATCAAGTTTGGCAATTGGGCCAATATGCTCGGTAATAATCTGGTTAATTTCCTTACGAAGATTATCCTGATTCCTGGTTTCGCCTGTTTCTTTTAAAATAACATAACCGTACAGGGCATTACCTTTTACGTCGTGAGGGAAACCTACAATTGCCGATTCTGCAACTGCCGGATGTTCGTTAACAGCATCTTCTATTGGTGCAGTACCCAAATTATGGCCGGAGACAATAATTACATCGTCAACACGGCCTGTAATTCTGTAATACCCGACTTCATCCCTTAAAGCCCCGTCTCCTGTAAAATATTTATTTTCAAAAGCCGAAAAATAGGTGTCCTTATATCGTTGATGATTTCCCCAAATTGTTCTGGCTATAGAGGGCCATGGAAACTTTATACACAATCTTCCATCTACCTGGTTACCTTTAATCTCCTGGCCGTTTTCGTCCATTAAAGCCGGTTGAATGCCGGGCAGGGGTAAAGAGGCGTATGTGGGAATGGTGGGGGTAGCATAAGGAATAGGAGAGATCATGATGCCTCCTGTTTCGGTTTGCCACCAGGTATCTACAATGGGGCTTTTCTTTTTACCCACATTAATGTTATACCAGTGCCATGCCTCTTCATTAATAGGCTCTCCTACTGATCCCATTACTTTTAATGAGGACAGATCATATTTTTCAACATATTCCAGATTTTCTTTTGCCAAAGCCCTTATGGCAGTGGGAGCTGTATAAAACTGGTTTACTTTGTATTTTTCTACTATCTGCCAGAATCTCCCGAAATCAGGATAGCTGGGCACCCCTTCAAACATTAACGTGGTAGCACCGTTGGCCAGCGGGCCGTATAAAATATAGCTATGGCCTGTTATCCAGCCAATATCTGCAGTACACCAGTAAATATCTTCATCTTTATACTGAAAAACATTTTTAAAAGTATAGGCCGTATATACCATATATCCGCCGGTACTATGCACCATACCTTTAGGCATTCCGGTAGAGCCCGATGTATATAAAATAAATAAGGGGTCTTCAGAATCCATTATTTCTGCAGGACAATAATCGTTTGCCGCATCAAGTAAAGGTTGCAACCACTTATCACGGTTTTGGGTCATATTTATTTCGGAATTAATCCGTTTTGCAACCAGTACTGTTTCTACACAGGGGCATTTTTCAAGGCTTTCATCTACTATACCTTTCAGGTCTATGGTTTTTGAACCTCTGTATGAACCATCAGAGGTAATCACCATCTTACAGTTACTGTCGTTTATCCTTGTAGCCAGGGCGCTGGAAGAAAACCCGGCAAAGACTACCGAGTGTATGGCACCAATTCGTGCACATGCCAGTACTGAAACGGCGAGTTCCGGTATCATTGGTAAATAAATACAAACTCTGTCACCTTTTTTTACCCCTTGATCCTTTAGAACATTAGCCATTTTACACACACGCTCGTGCAAGTCTTTAAAAGTTATGTATTGTTCTTTTTCCTCGGGGTCGTTGGGTTCAAATATGATGGCAGTTTTGTTGCCATGTGTGGGCAAATGCCTGTCAATACAATTTTCTGTTATGTTAAGTTTAGCACCTTCAAACCATTTTATTTCGGGTTTTGTAAAATCCCAGCTAAGTACTTTGTCCCATTTTTTTCTCCACATAAAATGTTCTTCAGCTACTTCTTCCCAGAAGTTTTCAGGATCCCTGACAGATTTTCGGTAGATTTGAAAATATTCTTCCAGGTGCTTAATATGATAATTACTCATAGTTGATTAATTAATATTTATTAGTTTTTAAATTAAATACGAGATTAGAAAATTAATTTATTTTCTTGGATTTGAATAATCCAAACCAATTTGGATTTAATATTTTAAGTTTTATAAGAGCCCATAAAATCACTATGAAACTTACGCCAAGTGCTATAGAATTAAGAGGGCTCAAGGGTGTTTCACTTTCAAATTTGAAACGAAAATACAATGAAACGACAATATAGATAGTAATCACTATATCGGACGCTAACGGACTTAATCTTAATTTCATTTTTTCATCAACTTAAATTAAACTAAGGTTGTTTGCACACAAAACCAAAGATTAATTTAATAGTTCATGTATTTCTGAAACTATTTTTTTAAGTGAAAAAGGTTTGGTTAAATATTTATCAGCTCCAAGTTTTAAACCTTTTTCTATATCTGAAGCTTTATTTTTAGCTGTTAAAAAAACAACTTTGGTATTTTTCAGGTTTTCATTGTTTCTGATGTGATGAAGTGTCTGGTAACCATCAACGCCGGGCATCATAATATCCAGTAAAACCACATGGGGGATATTGTTTTCTAAAATTTGTAATGCCTCATTTCCGTCCCGGGCTATATAAACCTCAAAATCTTGTTTTTTAAAGGTATATTCCAGAGTCATCACTATATTAGGTTCGTCATCAACAATCAGAATCTTTCTTTTCATTCTTTTTAGCAATACAATTTAATTAAAAGGTAGTTTAAAACCAAAGGTTGCACCGTTTTTGTTGCTTTTTTCAGCCCATATTTTGCCATTGTGTTTTTCAATTATCTGTTTGCTAATGGCTAAACCCAAACCGCTTCCTTGTGGTTTTATGGTATTTTGATTTTTTGATTGATAGAATTTATCAAAAATGTAACTGAAATCCTCCTCCGGGATTCCTTTCCCGTTATCTTTTACGGTAATAACAATAAAATTTCTTTCGGGTTTATAGTTTATTTCAATTTTTCCGTTATCAGCATCGCAAAACTTAATTGCATTGGAAAACAAGTTGGTTAATACCTGTAAAATCCTGTCTTCGTCATAATTTAAAAAATAGTTGGTAGAATTATTAATGGTTATATGTATGTTTTTTT includes:
- a CDS encoding 3'-5' exonuclease; the protein is MIHWFKRKEYPDFWHRYKSHFKSFNKPDLENTRFIVFDTETTGLNVVNDRILSIGAVAVKNNFIDVSDSFEIYLNQEKYNATTVEIHGILKEGKLIKADEGDAVVKFLEYIKESVLVAHHTAFDMAMINEALKRMKLPKLKNRSIDTGYLFKKLNNDTTENKHYALDELCVNFNIPMHDRHTATGDAFITALLFLKLKKQLLAKGFTLHDFFIKSPKRGLL
- a CDS encoding HipA family kinase; the encoded protein is MPKLLNLISLRHIIKGGSSKPVSIQAEDENGKVSSYVLKLFKKKHVDQNYSSAKEILGVELAKDFDLPVSDYGIINFDHKYLKSFFDDKYISELDIGYKFCSELKEGMVIYDSSGTNRFLKNYDLENVFGFDNIILNTDRGGYRYKPNLLVGDDDFLLIDHETILPHYTSGSIEEQINYKNKFNSYIYTNHIFYNDLKKKRKKGIMFDETIMHLSNFDLKKIDNIFADFDKFNITCGNKNKCYSYFKWLKDNINDVYNTLNNRLFNG
- the acs gene encoding acetate--CoA ligase — encoded protein: MSNYHIKHLEEYFQIYRKSVRDPENFWEEVAEEHFMWRKKWDKVLSWDFTKPEIKWFEGAKLNITENCIDRHLPTHGNKTAIIFEPNDPEEKEQYITFKDLHERVCKMANVLKDQGVKKGDRVCIYLPMIPELAVSVLACARIGAIHSVVFAGFSSSALATRINDSNCKMVITSDGSYRGSKTIDLKGIVDESLEKCPCVETVLVAKRINSEINMTQNRDKWLQPLLDAANDYCPAEIMDSEDPLFILYTSGSTGMPKGMVHSTGGYMVYTAYTFKNVFQYKDEDIYWCTADIGWITGHSYILYGPLANGATTLMFEGVPSYPDFGRFWQIVEKYKVNQFYTAPTAIRALAKENLEYVEKYDLSSLKVMGSVGEPINEEAWHWYNINVGKKKSPIVDTWWQTETGGIMISPIPYATPTIPTYASLPLPGIQPALMDENGQEIKGNQVDGRLCIKFPWPSIARTIWGNHQRYKDTYFSAFENKYFTGDGALRDEVGYYRITGRVDDVIIVSGHNLGTAPIEDAVNEHPAVAESAIVGFPHDVKGNALYGYVILKETGETRNQDNLRKEINQIITEHIGPIAKLDKIQFTSGLPKTRSGKIMRRILRKIASKDTGNLGDTSTLLNPEVVKEIMDNAL
- a CDS encoding response regulator transcription factor, yielding MKRKILIVDDEPNIVMTLEYTFKKQDFEVYIARDGNEALQILENNIPHVVLLDIMMPGVDGYQTLHHIRNNENLKNTKVVFLTAKNKASDIEKGLKLGADKYLTKPFSLKKIVSEIHELLN